A DNA window from Malus domestica chromosome 12, GDT2T_hap1 contains the following coding sequences:
- the LOC103451030 gene encoding perakine reductase-like, with protein MAEEEVQIPRVKLGNQGFEVSQLGFGCMGLTGIYNDPVPEEVGISIIKYAFDKGITFFDTADVYGSHTNEVLIGKALKQLPRDQIQLATKFGIVGFDSNGVVVNGTPEYVRSCCDTSLKRLGVDYIDLYYQHRVDTSIPIEDTMEELKKLVEEGKIKYIGLSEASPDTIRRANAVHPIAAIQMEWSLWTRGIEEEIVPLCRELGIGIVPYGPLGSGFFGGKAVMESLPANSLLYGHPRFQGDNLEKNKIIYSRIQMLAEKHRCSTAQLSLAWIRGQGDDVVPIPGTTKVKNLDDNIGSFKVRLTKEDVKEISDMIPVDAAAGNNVPEIFIPCSWKFADTPQRDGGRPS; from the exons ATGGCTGAGGAGGAAGTCCAAATTCCGAGAGTGAAACTAGGAAATCAGGGATTTGAG GTTTCCCAGTTGGGATTTGGGTGCATGGGGCTTACTGGAATCTACAATGATCCAGTCCCTGAAGAGGTTGGCATATCAATCATCAAGTACGCATTCGACAAGGGAATCACATTCTTTGATACAGCAGATGTTTATGGATCCCATACTAATGAGGTTTTGATTGGAAAG GCATTGAAGCAATTGCCTCGAGACCAGATTCAGTTGGCTACGAAATTTGGTATTGTAGGATTCGATTCTAATGGCGTTGTAGTAAATGGCACTCCTGAGTACGTCCGTTCATGTTGCGATACTAGCCTGAAGCGCCTTGGTGTGGACTACATCGATCTTTACTATCAGCACCGCGTGGATACATCCATCCCCATTGAGGATACT ATGGAGGAACTGAAGAAGTTGGTGGAAGAGGGGAAAATAAAGTACATTGGATTGTCTGAAGCTAGTCCAGACACAATAAGGAGGGCAAACGCAGTTCATCCCATTGCTGCGATACAAATGGAGTGGTCGCTTTGGACTCGTGGAATCGAGGAAGAAATTGTCCCACTTTGCAG GGAACTAGGAATTGGGATAGTGCCTTACGGCCCTCTCGGTTCTGGATTCTTCGGTGGCAAGGCAGTTATGGAGAGTCTACCTGCAAATAGTCTTCTG TATGGGCATCCTCGTTTCCAAGGAGATAACCTTGAGAAGAACAAGATTATATATAGTAGAATACAAATGTTGGCTGAAAAGCATAGATGTAGCACTGCGCAACTTTCCCTTGCCTGGATTCGTGGTCAAGGTGATGATGTGGTACCTATCCCCG GGACAACTAAGGTGAAAAATCTTGATGATAATATTGGATCCTTTAAAGTGAGGCTCACAAAAGAAGATGTAAAAGAGATTTCAGATATGATACCAGTGGATGCAGCGGCGGGGAATAATGTACCTGAAATTTTCATCCCCTGCTCTTGGAAGTTCGCAGATACACCGCAAAGAGATGGAGGAAGACCATCTTAA